A part of Paenibacillus sp. IHBB 10380 genomic DNA contains:
- a CDS encoding AbrB/MazE/SpoVT family DNA-binding domain-containing protein: MKPAGVVRKVDQLGRIVLPKSLRKRYQMNEGDPVEILVQGEHIILERYRPKCVFCGSIEEVSDFKDRYICAPCLSEMTQLLQA; encoded by the coding sequence ATGAAACCTGCTGGTGTAGTTCGTAAGGTGGATCAGCTGGGAAGAATTGTCTTACCCAAATCACTGAGAAAAAGATATCAGATGAATGAAGGGGACCCAGTTGAAATTTTGGTGCAAGGAGAACATATTATTTTGGAGCGTTACCGTCCAAAATGTGTTTTTTGTGGTTCAATAGAAGAAGTAAGTGATTTCAAAGATCGTTATATCTGTGCCCCATGTCTGTCTGAAATGACACAATTGCTACAAGCATAG
- the trmL gene encoding tRNA (uridine(34)/cytosine(34)/5-carboxymethylaminomethyluridine(34)-2'-O)-methyltransferase TrmL translates to MALHIVLVEPEIPANTGNIARTCAATGAHLHLVHPLGFRTDDATLKRAGLDYWHAVHVEYHDSFAEVQEKYAGSRFFYATTKVDQKFTDFSFQDEDFFVFGKETKGLPPELLAANPDTCMTLPMSNKVRSLNLSNSAAIIIYEALRQLDFPGME, encoded by the coding sequence ATGGCTTTACATATTGTGCTAGTTGAACCCGAAATACCAGCTAATACTGGTAATATTGCTAGAACTTGTGCCGCAACAGGTGCACATCTGCATCTGGTGCATCCCTTAGGATTTCGAACAGATGATGCTACTTTGAAGAGAGCTGGACTAGATTATTGGCATGCAGTTCATGTTGAATACCATGATTCTTTTGCAGAGGTTCAAGAAAAGTATGCAGGAAGTCGTTTTTTCTACGCTACAACTAAGGTTGATCAGAAGTTCACTGATTTCAGCTTTCAGGATGAGGACTTCTTCGTATTTGGTAAAGAGACTAAAGGACTACCCCCAGAGTTGCTTGCGGCGAATCCAGATACTTGCATGACTTTACCTATGTCAAATAAGGTTCGCTCCTTGAATCTTTCTAATTCTGCTGCTATTATCATCTATGAAGCATTGCGTCAGTTAGATTTTCCAGGCATGGAGTAA
- the serC gene encoding 3-phosphoserine/phosphohydroxythreonine transaminase, which yields MTKRAYNFNAGPAALPLEVLERAQAEFVDFHNTGMSIMEMSHRGKVYEEVHNEAITRLLSLLGNPKGYKVLFLQGGASTQFAMIPMNFLSEGKVATYVHSGSWADKAIKEAKLIGETAVLATSAADKFMTIPDFSQVVVPENAAYVHVTSNETIEGTQYQTYPDTGNIPLIVDMSSDILSRKLDITQFDLIYAGAQKNLGPSGVTVVIAKEELINDSPKGIPSMLRYDTHLSNNSLYNTPPSFSVYLVNEVLKWVEEQGGLEGIEANNRKKASLIYDTIDNSDGFYRGPVDPASRSIMNITFRLPSEELENKFIKESEQEGFIGLKGHRSVGGLRASIYNAVPYDNCKALADFMVRFHKDNG from the coding sequence GTGACTAAGAGAGCTTATAATTTTAATGCTGGACCAGCCGCATTGCCATTGGAAGTACTGGAACGTGCACAAGCTGAATTTGTGGATTTCCACAACACAGGCATGTCTATTATGGAAATGTCCCACCGTGGTAAAGTCTACGAAGAGGTGCACAACGAAGCGATTACTCGACTACTTTCTTTACTTGGAAATCCGAAAGGTTACAAAGTTCTGTTCCTGCAAGGTGGAGCAAGCACACAATTCGCAATGATTCCGATGAATTTCTTGAGCGAAGGTAAAGTGGCTACTTATGTACATTCAGGTAGCTGGGCTGACAAAGCCATAAAAGAAGCTAAGTTAATAGGTGAGACTGCTGTATTGGCTACTTCAGCAGCTGACAAGTTTATGACTATTCCTGATTTCAGTCAAGTTGTTGTGCCTGAGAACGCAGCTTATGTACACGTTACTTCTAATGAGACTATTGAGGGAACTCAGTACCAGACGTATCCAGATACAGGGAATATACCCCTAATTGTTGATATGTCTAGTGACATTCTGAGTCGTAAACTTGATATTACTCAGTTCGATCTTATTTATGCAGGGGCGCAAAAGAACTTAGGTCCTTCAGGAGTGACGGTCGTTATTGCTAAGGAAGAATTGATCAATGATTCACCTAAGGGTATACCGTCAATGCTACGTTATGATACTCATCTTTCAAATAATTCTCTTTACAATACACCGCCTTCCTTCTCTGTATATCTGGTTAATGAAGTTCTTAAATGGGTAGAAGAGCAAGGTGGACTTGAAGGTATAGAAGCGAACAATAGGAAGAAAGCTAGTCTAATCTATGATACAATAGATAACAGTGATGGCTTTTACCGAGGACCCGTTGATCCAGCTAGTCGTTCTATCATGAATATTACGTTCCGACTGCCTTCCGAAGAATTAGAGAACAAGTTCATTAAGGAATCGGAGCAGGAGGGTTTTATAGGTCTTAAGGGACATCGGAGTGTAGGTGGTTTGCGTGCTTCAATCTACAATGCCGTTCCTTATGACAATTGTAAGGCTCTGGCTGATTTCATGGTACGCTTCCACAAGGACAATGGGTAA
- the glnA gene encoding type I glutamate--ammonia ligase has protein sequence MSVENVLKSIQNNNIEWVDFRFVDLAGRAHHISLPSSEVDEETFVNGVAFDGSSIAGFRGIEESDMVMMPDPESTFIDAFTAHPTLNIMCNIHTPDGEAYERDPRGIAAKAEEFLQKSGVGTTAFFAPESEFFIFDDVRYESGMNSSSFFVDSEEAAWNTNRKEEGGNLGFKVGVKGGYVPVAPIDKQQDIRSEMCRLLEESGLRIERHHHEVATAGQAEINFRFDTLKKTADNLLKYKYIVHNTARQYGKVATFMPKPIFGDNGSGMHVHQSIFNGDTPLFYEKGGYANMSEMALHYIGGILYHAPALIALTNPSTNSFKRLVPGYEAPVNLVYSKGNRSAAIRIPVAAVTPKGCRVEFRTPDSTANPYLAFSAMLMAGLDGIKRKIDPVELGYGPMDTNIYELSEDEKSKIRSVPATLDEALDSLEADFEFLTEGDVFTKSFIDNFISLKRAEAKSVAIRVHPHEYGLYFDC, from the coding sequence ATGTCAGTTGAAAATGTATTGAAAAGTATCCAGAATAACAACATTGAATGGGTTGATTTTCGTTTTGTAGATTTAGCAGGACGTGCTCACCACATTAGTTTACCATCTTCCGAAGTTGATGAAGAAACGTTTGTTAACGGAGTAGCATTTGACGGTTCTTCTATTGCTGGCTTTCGTGGTATTGAAGAATCAGATATGGTTATGATGCCAGATCCAGAATCAACATTCATTGATGCTTTTACTGCGCACCCTACGTTAAATATTATGTGTAATATTCATACACCGGATGGTGAAGCCTATGAGCGTGACCCACGTGGTATTGCCGCTAAGGCAGAAGAATTTCTACAAAAAAGTGGTGTAGGAACTACAGCATTCTTTGCCCCAGAATCCGAATTCTTTATTTTTGACGATGTACGTTATGAAAGTGGTATGAACAGTTCTTCTTTCTTTGTAGATTCCGAAGAAGCGGCTTGGAACACGAATCGTAAGGAAGAAGGAGGTAACCTTGGTTTCAAGGTTGGCGTTAAGGGAGGATACGTACCGGTTGCTCCTATAGACAAACAACAAGATATTCGTAGTGAAATGTGTCGTTTGCTTGAAGAATCAGGACTACGTATTGAGCGCCATCACCATGAAGTAGCAACTGCGGGTCAAGCAGAGATTAATTTCCGTTTCGATACATTGAAGAAGACAGCTGATAATCTTCTCAAATATAAATATATTGTACACAACACGGCACGCCAATATGGTAAAGTAGCAACCTTTATGCCAAAACCTATTTTTGGTGATAACGGAAGCGGAATGCACGTTCACCAATCCATCTTTAATGGCGACACGCCACTTTTCTATGAAAAAGGTGGATATGCTAACATGAGTGAGATGGCGTTACATTATATTGGGGGTATTCTATATCATGCTCCTGCATTGATTGCGTTGACTAATCCATCTACGAACTCATTCAAACGTTTAGTTCCTGGTTATGAAGCTCCTGTAAATCTGGTGTACTCCAAAGGTAACCGTTCTGCAGCGATTCGTATCCCAGTGGCTGCTGTAACACCTAAAGGTTGTCGTGTTGAATTCCGTACACCTGACTCTACTGCAAATCCTTATCTAGCATTCTCAGCTATGCTGATGGCTGGTCTAGATGGTATCAAGAGAAAGATTGATCCCGTTGAGCTTGGGTATGGTCCTATGGATACTAACATCTATGAACTATCTGAAGATGAGAAATCTAAGATCCGCAGTGTTCCAGCTACTTTGGATGAAGCATTAGATTCATTGGAAGCAGATTTCGAATTCCTTACTGAGGGTGACGTGTTCACTAAATCTTTCATCGACAACTTCATTTCTCTGAAGCGTGCTGAAGCTAAATCAGTAGCGATTCGTGTTCATCCACATGAATATGGTCTTTACTTCGATTGTTAA
- the aroF gene encoding 3-deoxy-7-phosphoheptulonate synthase: MIVIMSNATSDEQVQEIVKVIEQEGLQVHVSRGADRTVVGLIGSVTPKLAEHLRQMNGVDNVVKISKSYKLASRDFHPENTVINIKDVKIGGEEIVIMGGPCAVESAEQIDEIARLVKAAGGQVLRGGAFKPRTGPYSFQGVGVEGLIMMAEAGKKHGLLTITEVMTPEYVDVCAEYADILQIGTRNMQNFDLLRKLGTCGRPVLLKRGFSATYDELLNAAEYILAGGNPDVMLCERGIRTFESYTRNTLDLAAIPVLQQLSHLPVISDPSHGTGRRELVEPMAKASVAAGADGMIIEMHTDPDNSMTGDGVQSLFPDQFAALLKDIEKLAPIMGRTFNTEKAAAEVFAGRS; the protein is encoded by the coding sequence ATGATCGTAATTATGTCTAATGCTACATCAGATGAGCAAGTTCAAGAAATTGTGAAGGTCATTGAACAGGAAGGGTTACAAGTACATGTATCTAGAGGTGCGGATCGTACTGTTGTTGGTTTAATTGGTTCAGTAACACCAAAGCTTGCAGAGCATCTTCGTCAAATGAACGGTGTGGATAATGTGGTTAAGATTTCTAAATCTTATAAATTGGCTAGCCGTGATTTCCATCCGGAGAACACCGTTATTAACATAAAGGATGTAAAGATTGGTGGAGAGGAAATCGTCATTATGGGCGGTCCTTGTGCTGTAGAATCGGCTGAGCAGATTGATGAAATAGCGCGATTAGTTAAGGCAGCTGGAGGACAAGTTCTTCGTGGTGGGGCATTCAAGCCACGCACGGGGCCATATAGTTTCCAAGGTGTAGGTGTCGAAGGTTTAATTATGATGGCAGAAGCAGGGAAGAAACATGGTTTATTAACGATTACTGAGGTCATGACACCGGAATATGTTGATGTCTGTGCTGAATATGCTGACATTTTGCAAATTGGAACTCGGAATATGCAAAACTTTGATTTGCTTCGGAAGCTCGGAACATGCGGTAGACCCGTGCTACTAAAGAGAGGTTTCAGTGCGACTTATGATGAATTACTGAATGCAGCGGAGTATATTCTTGCTGGCGGGAACCCTGATGTTATGCTTTGCGAACGAGGCATTCGTACATTTGAATCATACACTCGTAACACACTAGACTTAGCCGCTATTCCAGTTCTACAACAACTGAGTCATTTACCTGTGATTTCCGATCCAAGCCATGGTACGGGACGCAGAGAGCTGGTAGAACCTATGGCTAAGGCATCCGTAGCTGCTGGTGCAGATGGTATGATTATTGAAATGCACACAGATCCAGACAATTCGATGACAGGTGATGGTGTGCAATCACTGTTCCCGGATCAGTTTGCAGCACTATTGAAAGACATTGAGAAATTAGCTCCTATCATGGGTAGAACATTTAATACTGAGAAGGCAGCTGCTGAAGTATTCGCAGGTAGAAGTTAA
- a CDS encoding 4-hydroxy-3-methylbut-2-enyl diphosphate reductase — MEVLKISPRGYCYGVVDAMVLARQAAQNLDLPRPIYILGMIVHNAHVTNSFEDDGIITLDGSNRLDILDQVDKGTIIFTAHGVSPEVRKIARDKGLTTVDATCPDVTKTHVLIEEKVSDGYEVIYIGKKDHPEPEGALGVAPGHVHLIEKEEEIHDLVLNTTRIVITNQTTMSQWDIKHIMKQLLVKFPTAEVHNEICLATQVRQEAVAEQAGQAQLVIVVGDPRSNNSNRLAQVSEEIANVKAYRVGDVTEIDQAWLQGISRVAVTSGASTPTPITKEVIAYLEQYDAANPDTWEIKRTVNMKKLLPSVKVKSSTSTS, encoded by the coding sequence GTGGAGGTTCTTAAAATTTCTCCTCGGGGATACTGTTATGGAGTCGTAGATGCGATGGTGTTAGCACGCCAAGCGGCTCAGAATTTAGATCTTCCTCGGCCTATATATATACTGGGTATGATCGTGCATAATGCTCATGTAACCAATTCGTTTGAAGATGATGGCATTATTACGTTGGATGGTTCTAATCGGTTGGATATTCTGGACCAAGTAGACAAAGGAACCATTATCTTTACCGCTCATGGCGTATCACCAGAGGTACGTAAGATTGCTCGTGACAAAGGATTAACGACTGTAGATGCAACTTGTCCTGATGTGACGAAGACGCATGTCCTTATAGAAGAAAAGGTTAGTGACGGGTACGAGGTTATTTATATTGGTAAGAAGGATCATCCGGAACCAGAGGGTGCCCTTGGTGTTGCTCCTGGGCATGTTCATCTCATTGAGAAGGAAGAGGAAATCCATGATCTTGTTCTTAATACAACACGAATCGTGATTACCAATCAGACGACGATGAGCCAATGGGATATTAAGCATATCATGAAGCAATTGTTAGTAAAATTCCCTACAGCAGAAGTTCATAATGAAATCTGTCTGGCTACTCAAGTTAGACAAGAAGCGGTAGCTGAACAAGCAGGACAGGCGCAATTAGTCATCGTTGTCGGAGATCCTCGGAGTAATAACTCCAACCGACTTGCGCAAGTGTCAGAAGAAATAGCTAACGTCAAGGCTTACCGTGTAGGTGATGTAACCGAAATAGATCAGGCTTGGCTACAAGGGATCAGCAGAGTCGCCGTAACCTCAGGCGCATCTACTCCAACACCTATTACGAAGGAAGTCATTGCGTATCTTGAGCAGTATGATGCAGCGAATCCAGATACATGGGAGATTAAGCGGACTGTGAATATGAAGAAGCTTCTTCCATCCGTGAAGGTGAAAAGTAGTACTTCTACATCATAA
- a CDS encoding sensor histidine kinase, whose amino-acid sequence MSIRLRLTAWYTGILAVTLIVFGFFIYGVIYYNSYSEVEKRINQQIKKTKPTTILSLNDGTYDFLFKSPIDFQDSLTFIQVYNYTNGDIISNDILKRVGMQLPIPMAKGEELKGELSHIQIDGYPFMLYQQAIIALEGPMKGQMVGLLQVASFTGPEKALLTRLQNILFLGSMIMIIFATTLGLFLARKSMRPIGKVIEAANQIQKGADLSVRIEYEGPEDEIGQLIGTVNNMLERMDGFYKELEDSYAAQRRFVSDASHELRTPLTTIRGNVDLLQRMWSKEPEDRSNLDEEALKQMSIEAVGDIADEAKRMSRLVSDMLSLARADTGHTFDKEPIPLEVLVEEVARRAQFLPHAVEWITGDLSTLNGLYVYGNKDYLQQMLFIFIENAFKYTPEGHVLLDAFRYQDQVGIRVSDTGIGMDKNDVPLIFERFYRADQSRGVTEGIGLGLSIAKWIIDEMGGSVEVVTRLGEGTTFIIWLPTIFHAPLE is encoded by the coding sequence ATGTCCATACGACTGCGGTTGACCGCTTGGTATACAGGAATTCTAGCCGTTACGCTTATTGTATTTGGCTTCTTTATTTATGGCGTAATATACTATAATTCGTATTCTGAAGTTGAGAAAAGAATTAATCAGCAAATTAAAAAAACTAAGCCAACAACGATTTTAAGTTTAAATGATGGGACCTATGATTTCTTGTTTAAATCTCCAATTGATTTTCAGGATTCTCTAACATTTATTCAAGTATATAACTATACCAATGGTGACATTATATCGAATGATATTTTAAAGCGGGTGGGTATGCAATTACCTATTCCTATGGCAAAAGGCGAAGAGCTAAAAGGTGAATTGAGTCATATCCAGATTGACGGTTATCCCTTTATGTTATACCAACAGGCAATTATCGCGCTGGAAGGACCTATGAAGGGACAAATGGTTGGACTTCTTCAAGTAGCATCATTTACTGGACCTGAAAAGGCTCTGCTTACTCGACTACAGAATATATTGTTTCTTGGTTCTATGATTATGATTATTTTTGCAACAACTTTAGGGTTGTTTCTTGCTCGCAAATCTATGCGACCGATCGGCAAAGTGATAGAAGCGGCCAATCAGATTCAGAAGGGTGCCGATCTTAGCGTTCGTATCGAGTATGAGGGTCCAGAAGACGAAATTGGCCAGTTGATTGGAACTGTCAACAATATGCTGGAACGAATGGATGGATTCTACAAAGAATTAGAAGACTCTTATGCAGCTCAGAGACGTTTTGTATCGGACGCTTCACACGAATTGAGAACACCGCTTACTACGATTCGTGGCAATGTGGATCTGTTGCAGAGAATGTGGAGTAAGGAACCCGAAGATCGTTCTAATCTAGATGAAGAGGCATTAAAGCAAATGTCAATTGAAGCGGTTGGGGATATAGCGGATGAAGCCAAACGAATGAGTCGGCTTGTGAGTGATATGCTCTCACTAGCAAGGGCAGATACAGGGCATACCTTTGATAAGGAGCCTATACCACTCGAGGTTTTGGTTGAAGAAGTAGCGCGTCGCGCTCAATTTTTACCCCATGCTGTTGAATGGATAACCGGTGATTTATCTACCCTGAATGGTTTGTATGTCTATGGAAATAAGGATTACTTACAGCAAATGTTGTTCATTTTTATTGAGAATGCATTCAAATATACGCCTGAAGGTCATGTGCTTTTAGATGCGTTCCGTTATCAGGATCAAGTCGGAATTCGTGTATCTGATACAGGGATTGGGATGGATAAGAATGATGTGCCGCTCATATTCGAACGGTTCTATCGTGCAGATCAATCCAGAGGTGTCACGGAAGGAATAGGATTAGGTTTATCTATCGCTAAATGGATTATAGATGAGATGGGTGGATCAGTGGAAGTCGTTACACGCCTTGGTGAAGGAACGACATTCATCATCTGGTTACCAACGATCTTTCATGCTCCCCTTGAATAG
- a CDS encoding response regulator transcription factor, with translation MRSTILIIDDDEKIISMLRRGLAFEGYDVVTASNGAEGLNIILEGEPDLVVLDVMMPKVDGFEVCRRMREGGSKLPILMLTAKDEVEHRVKGLDLGADDYLVKPFALEEMLARVRALLRRKPEQNEAGDNKLTYADIILDMDAREVLRSGERVELTAKEFELLNLFMQNPKRVLSRDLIMDKIWGYDYSGESNVLEVYIAMLRQKMEENGRTRLIQTIRGAGYILRGDN, from the coding sequence ATGCGTTCGACTATATTAATTATTGATGATGATGAGAAAATTATATCCATGCTTCGCAGAGGACTTGCTTTTGAGGGTTATGATGTTGTTACAGCAAGTAATGGGGCAGAGGGACTTAATATTATCCTTGAAGGAGAACCTGATCTCGTTGTACTGGATGTCATGATGCCGAAGGTAGATGGCTTTGAAGTGTGTCGTCGGATGCGAGAAGGGGGTAGCAAGTTACCCATACTGATGCTTACAGCGAAGGACGAAGTGGAGCATAGAGTGAAGGGATTAGATCTCGGAGCGGATGATTATTTGGTTAAGCCATTTGCGCTAGAGGAAATGTTAGCCCGTGTAAGAGCCTTGCTAAGACGCAAGCCTGAACAGAATGAAGCTGGAGACAATAAGTTGACCTACGCAGATATCATTCTAGATATGGATGCAAGAGAAGTGTTGCGTTCAGGGGAAAGAGTAGAACTGACAGCTAAGGAATTTGAACTTCTGAATTTGTTCATGCAGAATCCGAAGCGTGTGTTATCTCGAGATTTAATTATGGATAAAATATGGGGATATGACTATAGTGGTGAATCGAACGTACTTGAAGTATATATCGCCATGCTTCGTCAGAAGATGGAGGAGAATGGAAGGACTCGGCTTATTCAAACGATCCGGGGAGCTGGATACATTCTAAGAGGTGACAACTAA
- a CDS encoding S1C family serine protease gives MDDRNNNNRSEHSDEELEREMNKRQESSESGSSYYYSYGPFQSIGKDNGTNNGADSYPRRYDDDVEITTPQPVRPLPIVNSFRASSGEQDGEMNKGGNGMGNNGSGGNGNWQYSKRPKSSFKSIAISFLAGMVVISGLMFTADYTNMFTGNELSSSTPPSQQAMADVAPSTAVNTSLPLSKPTDVSTVVQEASPAVVKIATLVKSSNRRGQQINPNSTDPFSYFFGDQFGSGGRGNSEDSSTPSDSGTADQLVPHGIGSGFIYDKEGYILTNQHVIDGADVIQVTLENNKKPYEAKLLGSSKELDLAVLKIEGTDFPIVPLGDSNSAKVGEPVVAIGNPQGFDHTVTAGVLSAMERSIDINEEDGSGTRKYEHLLQTDASINPGNSGGPLLNLSGQVIGINVAVSADAQGIGFAIPTSVISQVVDKLESNQEIPKTPVPFIGATLMTMTDEVANQMGSTVKEGSFVSDVIFKSPAYVADVRPYDIIVGINDTKYPTSQDLIEFIQTKEVGAKITLNIVRDGKEIDLSVTIGNKNDFDTTTTKKQ, from the coding sequence ATGGATGATCGTAATAACAATAACAGATCCGAACATTCGGACGAAGAGTTGGAACGGGAAATGAACAAACGCCAGGAATCTTCTGAATCGGGTTCTTCATATTATTATTCTTATGGGCCTTTTCAGTCCATTGGCAAAGACAATGGGACAAATAACGGAGCAGATTCATACCCGCGTAGGTACGATGACGATGTAGAAATTACTACACCACAGCCAGTGAGACCTCTGCCCATAGTGAATTCATTTCGAGCATCAAGTGGTGAGCAAGATGGAGAAATGAATAAAGGGGGCAATGGTATGGGAAATAACGGTTCCGGCGGTAATGGAAATTGGCAATATAGTAAACGTCCAAAGAGCTCATTCAAGAGCATCGCGATTTCTTTTCTAGCAGGTATGGTTGTCATTAGTGGTCTGATGTTTACAGCAGATTACACGAATATGTTTACTGGAAATGAGTTGTCATCATCGACTCCTCCAAGTCAGCAAGCTATGGCAGATGTAGCTCCTTCGACAGCTGTCAATACATCGCTTCCGCTATCGAAGCCAACCGATGTATCCACAGTAGTTCAAGAAGCGAGCCCTGCAGTTGTTAAGATTGCAACGTTAGTTAAATCTAGTAACAGAAGAGGACAACAGATAAATCCTAATTCTACTGATCCATTCTCTTATTTCTTCGGAGATCAATTTGGTAGTGGTGGGAGAGGAAATAGTGAAGATTCCTCTACACCGTCTGACAGTGGCACTGCGGATCAATTAGTCCCTCATGGTATAGGTTCTGGCTTTATCTACGATAAAGAGGGCTACATTCTAACGAATCAACATGTTATTGATGGAGCAGATGTGATCCAAGTGACACTTGAGAACAATAAAAAACCTTATGAAGCTAAGCTGTTAGGATCAAGTAAGGAACTGGATTTAGCTGTTCTGAAGATTGAAGGTACTGATTTCCCAATCGTTCCTTTGGGAGACTCTAATAGTGCTAAAGTGGGTGAGCCGGTTGTAGCTATTGGTAATCCACAAGGCTTTGATCATACGGTTACTGCGGGTGTACTAAGTGCAATGGAGCGTAGTATTGATATAAATGAAGAAGACGGTAGTGGAACTCGTAAATATGAACATTTACTTCAAACGGATGCATCGATTAATCCAGGTAACTCGGGTGGACCATTGCTGAACCTTAGTGGTCAAGTTATAGGGATTAATGTCGCTGTAAGCGCAGATGCACAAGGTATTGGATTTGCGATTCCTACAAGTGTGATTTCACAAGTTGTAGATAAGCTTGAGAGCAATCAAGAGATCCCTAAAACACCTGTACCCTTCATTGGTGCTACTTTAATGACAATGACAGATGAAGTTGCTAACCAAATGGGGTCAACGGTGAAAGAAGGTTCCTTCGTTTCTGATGTTATTTTTAAATCACCTGCCTACGTTGCAGATGTTCGTCCGTATGATATCATCGTAGGGATCAATGATACGAAGTATCCTACGAGTCAGGATCTCATCGAGTTCATTCAGACGAAAGAAGTGGGAGCGAAGATTACTCTAAATATTGTTCGGGATGGAAAAGAAATTGATCTTTCTGTTACTATTGGAAATAAAAATGATTTCGATACAACGACAACTAAAAAACAATAA
- a CDS encoding response regulator gives MENRIKVLIVDDHDMVRMGLKTYLMLEPTFEVIGEASNGQEVIEMLRTGIPKGPPDLILMDMMMPIMNGVETTRAVLAEHPNIKIVILTSFLEDDLVVDAIDAGAVSYVLKTVSADELIYALKSANRGMPVMTGDISQALTRGIRQRMVQTDSSSLTEREKEVLLLIAEGKNNKDIAEELHISIKTVKTHVSNLLMKCELDDRTQLAIFAHRKGWA, from the coding sequence ATGGAGAATAGGATTAAAGTGCTGATTGTGGATGATCATGACATGGTCCGAATGGGTCTCAAAACGTATTTAATGCTTGAGCCAACCTTTGAGGTGATTGGAGAAGCGAGCAACGGTCAGGAAGTGATCGAGATGCTACGGACTGGAATCCCTAAAGGCCCTCCAGATTTAATATTAATGGATATGATGATGCCGATCATGAATGGCGTGGAGACGACACGAGCAGTTCTAGCGGAGCATCCGAATATTAAGATCGTGATTTTAACTAGTTTTCTTGAAGATGATCTTGTGGTAGATGCTATTGATGCAGGTGCTGTGAGTTATGTGCTAAAAACAGTGTCAGCAGATGAATTGATTTATGCTTTAAAGAGTGCAAATAGAGGGATGCCAGTCATGACAGGTGATATCTCCCAAGCGTTAACACGTGGAATAAGGCAACGTATGGTACAGACCGATTCTTCAAGTCTAACGGAACGAGAGAAGGAAGTATTATTATTAATTGCTGAAGGGAAGAATAATAAGGATATTGCAGAGGAATTGCATATAAGTATCAAAACGGTTAAAACACACGTAAGTAACTTACTGATGAAATGTGAACTTGATGATCGAACTCAGCTTGCTATATTTGCCCATCGTAAAGGGTGGGCTTAG